The Synechococcus sp. WH 8101 sequence GCCTGCGGCCGCCATCGCATCAACGCGGTTCAGTTGCCGGAGCCGCGCCTGGCCCTGCAGGCTGTCGCTGTGACGCAGGGCGGGCTCAAGTCCGGGCGTGGTCCAGAAACTGCCGCTGCTCACCGCTTCCCCGGCTTCGCAGACATCACCACGGGAGCGGCTGCAGCTGAGCATCGGCACCAGAAATGCCTCCGGATCGGGATAGGTGGCTCCCCAGTCGAGCATCACCGCTTTGAACGCCCCCTCGCCGAGCTGACGGTAAACGGTGGTGGATTCCACGCCCTCCAGCTTGAGGTGCACGCAGTCGGGCAGATCCCGGGCCAGTTGGGCCTGCCAGGTGAGGGCCATCAGGCGGTCGGAGGGCACATTGGTGCGGTAAGTGAAAGGCAGCGTCAGCCGCGTGCCTTCGCAGTAGCCCGCCTGACGGAACAACTGGCGGGCTTGGGTGGGGGCGTAGCGCGGCCAGGGCTCGCTGGCGCCGCCGCGCAGGTTGGGCGGGATCAGGGAGCGCAGGGGGCGGCGTTGATCGTGGCTGACACGCCGACTGATCAGCGGACGATTGAGGCTGTGGGCCAGGGCCAGGCGCACGAGCCGGTTCTGCAGCGGTGGTGCATTGCTGAGCAGGGTGATGTATCCGATGTTGAGGGCGGGGCCGCTGCTCTGCAGCAGCAGACCCTTGGCAGCGCGGCGATCAAGGGCCAGGCGCTGGTCTTCGTCGATGGAATCCGACAGCAGCACATCCACTTCGCCGCTGCGCAGGGCGCCGAACAGGGCAGTGGAATTGCTGAGGTTGATCAGATCGAGGCCCTGATTGCTCGGTGCTTCACCCCAGTAGTCGGCAAAGGGGCTGAGCCGTTGCTGCGTGGAGCTGAATCGCACCAGGCGATAGGGGCCGGTGCCCACGAAGCGATCGTTGAGGAAACGGTCCCGGTAGCTGGCATAGGCCTTCGGCGAGACCGGGGTGAGATAGGGGGAGGTGAGCAGGCTCTCCAGGGAGCTGGAGGGTCTGCTGAGCCGCAGGCGCAGCAGGAAAGGCTCCGGGGTCTCGATCGCATCGATCCGATCGCCCACGACGTAGCTCTGGGTGCCGATGCGCAGGAAGCGCCGCAGGCTGAAGGCCATGGCGGCGGCATCAAAGCGGCTGCCGTCGTGAAAACGCACATCGCGACGCAAGGGGATCGTCACCGTGCGGCCCCCATCGCTGAGTTGGGGCTGGCTGGCCGCCAGTTGGGGCGTCAGCCGGCCGGCCGCGTCGCGTTGGTAGAGGGTGTCGCCCAGGGCGCTGAGCAGTTGCAGGGTGCCGGTGGTGCTGGCCTGGGCAGGATCCAGCGACACGATCCGTCCTGCACTGGCCACTGTGAGGCGCTGGCGATCGCGAGGCGGCTGACAGGCCAGTTGCGTGACGCAGAGGGCGGCCAGCAATGCCGCAGCTCGCCAGCCTGAACGCCTGACCATTCAGCGGTGCGGGGCCGGGCCGGACAGCGTCGTCGACTGCTCCCGGGGAATCTGTTGCAGGGGCACTTCAAACACGCGGGAGCCACCCTTGGGCTGCAGGGGCCAGCGGCGCACCCAGCAGCGGTTGTGGGCGTTGTCGACGCCGATCACCTGGAACAGGTCGGTGCTGCTGTCGATCCGGATGCAGTCACCCTGGTGCAAATCCATGGAGGGGTGCGACACGGTTGCGCTGCAGCGTTGCCCCGGGGCTGTGATCAGTTCGTTCGGCATGAACCGCAGGGAGCACAGATCGGCAAATGCAGACCTGGCTTGTGATGGTTCTTACGACTTTGCCCCATGCCGGGGTGGGTGTGCCAGTGGAGGAACGCCACGGTCAGGGGTTCCTCAGAGACAGCCCAGGTGGGCGGCGATGCCACGCACTTCCGCCTGGGCGGTGATGGCAGCAAGGGCCTGCTCGAGGTTGCCGTTGCTCACTTCATGGGTGATCACAACGATTTCGGCCCCTGCATCACTGGCGTCGAACTGCACGATCGACTGGATGGAGACACCGTGCTGGCCGAAACAGGTGCCGATCTGGCCGATCACGCCGGGTGCATCCTCTGTCTGGAAACGCAGATAGTTGCGTTGGCGGATCGCGCCGCTGTCCACCAGGTGGCAGGCGCGCCAGCTGCTAGCCGCCAGCAGGGGATCGAGGTTGCCGTCCGCATCGTCGAGTTGGCGGATGCCGGCGATGTTGAGAATGTCAGCCACCACCGCGGAAGCGGTGGGTCCGGCCCCGGCTCCCGGTCCGTAGAACATCACCCGACCGATCGGATCCCCTTCCACCAGGATCGCGTTGTTCACCCCATGCACACCGGCGAGGGGGTGGTCGTGGGGCACGAGCGTGGGTTGCACGCGCACGGCCAGCGGCAGGGCATTGCTGCTGGCGTCACGGCCAGCGCCATCCATCCGCTCGGCCACGGCCAGTAGCTTGACGCTGTAATCCAGTTGGGTGGCGTAATCCACATCCCGGCCCTGCAGGCTGCTGATGCCGGCGGTGGGAATGCCGCTGCGGGGAATCGGCCCACCGAAGGCAAGACCAGCGAGGATCGCGATCTTGTCGGCCGCATCGAGCCCATCCACATCGGCGGCCGGGTCGGCTTCCGCATAGCCCAGCTCCTGGGCCTGACGCAGCACCTCGGCGTAGTCGGCGCCCTCCTGGGCCATGCGGCTCAGGATGTAGTTAGTGGTGCCATTGATGATGCCGCTGACCCGCTCGATCCGGTTGCCGCCGAGCGACTGCTTGAGCGGCTCAATGATCGGGATGCCGCCACCCACCGCCGCTTCAATCAGCACATACACACCGGCAGCGGCGGCAGCGGCAGCGATTTCTTCGCCATGGCGGGCGATCACCGCCTTGTTGGCGGTCACCACCGATTTGCCCGCGGCGATGGCGCGCATGATCAGGGTGCGGGCCGGCTCGAGCCCTCCCATCACCTCCACTACAACCTGCACGGCGGGATCGTCCACCACCGCCTCCGGGTCGGTGGTGAGAACGGCGGGATCCAGCTGCACCGGTCGGGGCCGATCGAGATCGCGCACCGCCACCCGCACGAGGTCCAGGTCGGCCACCAGGGGATGACGGCCATCCGGCGTTTGAAGAATCTCGGCGACGCCGCCACCGACGGTGCCCAGGCCCAGCAGGCCGATGCCGATCCTCGTCGTCATGGCGTCGTGTCCGATCCAGTCGTCAATCCAACGACTTTATGCAGCGGTGGGATCGCTGGAACGGCTGAGTTGCGCGGCCTGGGCCTGCATCATGCGCAGGATGTTGAGAAAGCCGTTGGCCCGGGACGGTGTGAGGCTCGCTTGGAGGCCGGTGGCGGCGATGAAGCTGGGATCAACGGCTTGCACTTGGTCAGGGCTGAGATCACTCAGGCCCTGGATCAACAGAGCGAGCAGTCCCTTGGTGATCAGGGCGTCTGAGGCGCCCTTCCACTGCACGCTGCCATCCACCAGCTTGGCGTCCACGAACACCTGCGAGACGCAGCCCTGCACCTTGCGCTCCTCGGTCTGCAACTCCTGGGGCATCTCCGGCAGTTTTTTGGCCAGCCAGAGCACGTATTCGTAACGCTTGCGTGGATCGCTGGTGCTGCTGAGCCGCTCCACCAGCTTGTCCAGGTTCGGGCTGCCGTAGCGGCTGACTGCGCTGTCCCGTTCCTGCATCGCGTCTCAACCCTGGCGTGAGCGCCGAACCCTAACCAGCCAGCCGGCGCTGCCGATCAGGGCGACACCGCCGAGCAGCCCTGCCGATGGCCAGAGCTCCCGGGGGTGGTGGGGCCCTTCGCTCACCTGGTCGAGTTGCACCCGGCCCTGGCGAACCGGCAGTTCCAGATAGTCGCGATGCCCGGGGCCTCCATCCACCTGCAGTTCCACGCTGCCGTTCTGAAGCTCAGCCGGCAGGGTCACCTGGAGGCGGCCCTCGCCGTCCATGCGGCCCAGTTCGGCACCGGGGCTGCCATCGGCCTTGAGAATCCGCACCACCGCATCCTTGGTGGGTTCACCGGATGAAAACGTGCTGCTCAACTCCAGCGTGCCGTTCAGGTAGGTAAGGGTGCTCTCAATGGCGTGGGCCGAGGCCGGGCGAGGCATCAGGGTCAGCAGGCTGCCAAAGCCCAGGAGCAGCAGCAGGCCGAAACGGGAGGCGGCAGGCATGGCATGGGGATCAGAGGACTTCATCCTGAGGGATCCGCCGCTGTTGCGCCAGATGTCCTTGAGAGTCAGGCCTGAGTGTCAGCGGGCGGCTGACCAGCGGCGTGCACTGGTGGAGCGGGGCGCTTGCACCATCGTGCCCATGGCCTGCAGCATCATTTCCAGGGCCTGACTTCCTTCACGACGACCGGCCAGTTCCCGGGCGATCACCTGTTGGGCCAGGGTGGGCGCATCCTGGCTGTGCTGTTCCAGTCGCTGGGCGGGACTGATCGGATGGGCCTCAGACACGACATCGCAATGCACTGTCGCCATCCTGTCAAAAGACCCCGGTGTTGATGGCTGTGGTGCGTGTTGCTCAACAGCCTGTAAGGCGTGTGCAGCCGCGTTCGCTGATCCAGCCATGAAACGGTTGATCCCAGGGGTCCCTGGGCAGCGGTTTCTGGCTGACGCAGGCGTCGGGCAGCACCACCAGGGCCGGCACGGCTCGCCAGGCCGGTTGGGCGCGCAGACGGTCGTAGTAGCCACCGCCGTAACCCAGCCGGAGGCCCGTGCGATCGATCGCCAGGGCCGGCACCAGCAGCAGCTGGAGTTGATGGGGCTTCATTGGGGGGCGGTTGATGGGTGCAGGAATTCCGCA is a genomic window containing:
- a CDS encoding ABC transporter substrate-binding protein; amino-acid sequence: MVRRSGWRAAALLAALCVTQLACQPPRDRQRLTVASAGRIVSLDPAQASTTGTLQLLSALGDTLYQRDAAGRLTPQLAASQPQLSDGGRTVTIPLRRDVRFHDGSRFDAAAMAFSLRRFLRIGTQSYVVGDRIDAIETPEPFLLRLRLSRPSSSLESLLTSPYLTPVSPKAYASYRDRFLNDRFVGTGPYRLVRFSSTQQRLSPFADYWGEAPSNQGLDLINLSNSTALFGALRSGEVDVLLSDSIDEDQRLALDRRAAKGLLLQSSGPALNIGYITLLSNAPPLQNRLVRLALAHSLNRPLISRRVSHDQRRPLRSLIPPNLRGGASEPWPRYAPTQARQLFRQAGYCEGTRLTLPFTYRTNVPSDRLMALTWQAQLARDLPDCVHLKLEGVESTTVYRQLGEGAFKAVMLDWGATYPDPEAFLVPMLSCSRSRGDVCEAGEAVSSGSFWTTPGLEPALRHSDSLQGQARLRQLNRVDAMAAAGAAYLPVWLVTPKAWAQTHMASPRFDGSGLLDLARLRSQH
- a CDS encoding homoserine dehydrogenase, with protein sequence MTTRIGIGLLGLGTVGGGVAEILQTPDGRHPLVADLDLVRVAVRDLDRPRPVQLDPAVLTTDPEAVVDDPAVQVVVEVMGGLEPARTLIMRAIAAGKSVVTANKAVIARHGEEIAAAAAAAGVYVLIEAAVGGGIPIIEPLKQSLGGNRIERVSGIINGTTNYILSRMAQEGADYAEVLRQAQELGYAEADPAADVDGLDAADKIAILAGLAFGGPIPRSGIPTAGISSLQGRDVDYATQLDYSVKLLAVAERMDGAGRDASSNALPLAVRVQPTLVPHDHPLAGVHGVNNAILVEGDPIGRVMFYGPGAGAGPTASAVVADILNIAGIRQLDDADGNLDPLLAASSWRACHLVDSGAIRQRNYLRFQTEDAPGVIGQIGTCFGQHGVSIQSIVQFDASDAGAEIVVITHEVSNGNLEQALAAITAQAEVRGIAAHLGCL
- a CDS encoding SufE family protein, producing the protein MQERDSAVSRYGSPNLDKLVERLSSTSDPRKRYEYVLWLAKKLPEMPQELQTEERKVQGCVSQVFVDAKLVDGSVQWKGASDALITKGLLALLIQGLSDLSPDQVQAVDPSFIAATGLQASLTPSRANGFLNILRMMQAQAAQLSRSSDPTAA